AGGATCAACAGGGTTTATACCCTTAAATTCAGATCTTCCTAATATCTTTTCAACAACTGCTTCAACAACATATTCTGATGAATTATATCCATTTATAAATGTCTTTACCATTGGAACATCTTGAAGATGATAAGGATTATCAACTGAAATAAACAATGTAGGAACTTCTTTTACAAACTTAGGTACGTCTGAACCCATTGGTTGAGCCCAATTTATTCTTACTACTGTTTGATTGCTTTGTGTTTTTAGGCTTGCAAAGTAAACTATTAAGTCGAAATTTTTGAAGAAACTTATTGGCCTATTCATTACACTAAAGTCAGTATTAGAATAATCATATTTTGTTATTTCAAATCCATTTTGTTCAAGTAGCTTAATAAAATACCCATTAATACCTTTGCTATCATCCATATAGCCGCCAATATCGCCAAGTATATATAAAAGAACCTTTTTGTGCTTTTCAGGACTAATTGGAAGTAGTTTTTGTGTATCTTTAACTAAAGTAACTGCTTTATCGGCACATTCCCTTGCCCATCTCTCATGTTCTTCACACTTTATCACAGATAAAGCACTTTTATCTGGGACAAGGTTTCCTTCCTTTTGTTTTATATGCAGTCTTAGCCTTGCTTTAAGAGCTAAAATTCTTGTAACAGCTTCATTTAGTCTTTCTTCTGTAATAATTCCTTTTTCTACACCTTTAAGCATAAAATTAAAGTCTTCTTCAAGATTCATTGTAAATAAAAACATATCGCATCCAGCAGCAATTGAGGTAGGAACTGCTAACTCTCTTGGCATTGCAACTGCAAAGCCTGCCATTGAGGTAGCATCTGTAACAATAAGCCCATTGAATCCAAGCTTTCCTCTTAGTAAATCTATATTTAATTCAGGAGCTAATGAAGCTGGCATTATGTCTTCATCTTTTATTCCTGGTCTTAATAGCCTTGAATATGCTGGTTGTAGTATATGAGCAGACATAACTGTTTCTGCACCTTCATCAATCATACCTTTATATACATATCCATATGTTTTATCCCATTCTTCAGTTGAAAGTGAATTTACAGAGGCCACTAAATGCTGGTCCCTTCCATCAACCCCATCACCTGGCCAGTGTTTTATTGAAACTGCCAAGCCATTTTCCTGAATACCCTTCATGTATGCCCTTGCAAGCCTTAATACTCTATTTGGGTCAGAGCCATATGTCCTTGTATTAGTTATTGGATTATTAAAGTTATAGTCAATAT
This genomic interval from Caldicellulosiruptoraceae bacterium PP1 contains the following:
- a CDS encoding glycoside hydrolase family 3 protein → MINLKDKPFYLSDEDINWVNETLSKMTTKEKVGQLFCLVVSKEDVSQLLQELKNLDMKPCGFMQRPFMAEKAQENSRILQESFDIPLLIAANLERGGNGIAIDGTNYASQLEVAATDDEEMAYRLGVIAGREGRTIGCNWAFAPVIDIDYNFNNPITNTRTYGSDPNRVLRLARAYMKGIQENGLAVSIKHWPGDGVDGRDQHLVASVNSLSTEEWDKTYGYVYKGMIDEGAETVMSAHILQPAYSRLLRPGIKDEDIMPASLAPELNIDLLRGKLGFNGLIVTDATSMAGFAVAMPRELAVPTSIAAGCDMFLFTMNLEEDFNFMLKGVEKGIITEERLNEAVTRILALKARLRLHIKQKEGNLVPDKSALSVIKCEEHERWARECADKAVTLVKDTQKLLPISPEKHKKVLLYILGDIGGYMDDSKGINGYFIKLLEQNGFEITKYDYSNTDFSVMNRPISFFKNFDLIVYFASLKTQSNQTVVRINWAQPMGSDVPKFVKEVPTLFISVDNPYHLQDVPMVKTFINGYNSSEYVVEAVVEKILGRSEFKGINPVDPFCGYWDATL